In a genomic window of Ciona intestinalis unplaced genomic scaffold, KH HT000145.2, whole genome shotgun sequence:
- the LOC113475191 gene encoding uncharacterized protein LOC113475191 — translation MSSNFIFWIIFSIQLSSCCEYVVLEGRSLAFSANTDSDGLIVVDDFVASDSNECKARCCGDDKCNTFVFHHDPTHQLTDFTNCYIIQCDGLLGCQSTRANDHFLFVEPSAYIIAPPTVPTTTINYTLTHPTPSQLNHLNVTEAIETKATTTPA, via the exons ATGTCATCGAACTTTATATTTTGGATAATATTCTCTATACAACTGTCATCATGTTGCGAGTACGTTGTATTGGAAGGTAGATCGCTTGCATTCAGCGCTAACACCGACTCAGATGGTTTGATCGTCGTTGATGATTTTGTGGCGAGCGATTCAAACGAATGTAAAGCCAGATGTTGCGGTGATG ATAAATGCAACACGTTTGTGTTCCACCACGACCCCACCCATCAACTTACCGACTTTAccaattgttacatcatacaATGTGATGGTTTGTTGGGCTGTCAATCAACCAGAGCAAACGACCACTTTCTATTCGTCGAGCCAAGTGCTTACATCATCGCGCCACCAACtgtaccaacaacaacaattaacTACACATTAACCCACCCCACCCCCAGCCAACTGAACCATCTTAACGTAACCGAAGCGATCGAAACCAAAGCCACGACAACTCCAGCA
- the LOC100178414 gene encoding uncharacterized protein LOC100178414 yields the protein MMMVVVYLWIIQLCMTFCTAQTCLNCLNTTSEWCHVISTSSCDCECQCNPGYYRINNAQNVSACATVRWFGGKMVFNEEVSKLEATTTIRTMFQPYPAFIEVLVFNAERQTMATIVSYQLIFKNQQNTYTDIEQEFSNLYNCSLLNSTIATTDVNLAATCPIVVDPTILCNGNTSFSSMCDKTSTSCNTSEEGFVMCSCNQGYQPNTPTSCMRAACITDSECNNPFGKCKVGTCSCFWGFYGSNCGQPWLFIFTVVTSVCGFLIIILVTTIICQSKKGGASSVTQNGVSSHEGDVDLKNPFTDFQPGQMRARVPYDRGLEMEGSNTTPTPRAQPDGDGTYVNIGFESNHNKHNDDTAAKYF from the exons ATGATGatggttgttgtttatttgtggATCATTCAACTTTGTATGACCTTTTGTACAG cacaaacttgtttaaattgtttgaacACAACATCTGAGTGGTGTCACGTCATATCAACGTCGTCATGTGATTGTGAATGCCAATGCAACCCTGGCTATTATCGGATAAACAACGCACAGAATGTATCGGCGTGCGCAACTG TACGCTGGtttgggggtaagatggttttcAACGAAGAAGTTTCAAAATTGGAGGCAACCACGACG ATACGCACAATGTTCCAACCCTACCCAGCCTTCATCGAGGTGCTAGTCTTCAACGCTGAGAGACAAACCATGGCAACAATAGTTTCATATCAGTTGATATTTAAGAATCAACAAAATACATACACGGATATCGAGCAGGAATTCAGCAACTTATAT AATTGTAGTTTATTGAATTCAACCATTGCTACAACGGATGTAAATCTTGCAGCTACGTGCCCGATTGTCGTGG ACCCCACCATACTCTGCAACGGGAACACTTCGTTCAGTTCAATGTGCGACAAAACATCAACAAGTTGCAACACAAGCGAGGAAGGGTTTGTGATGTGCTCGTGTAACCAAGGTTATCAACCCAACACCCCAACATCATGCATGC GTGCCGCATGTATCACTGACAGCGAATGTAACAACCCCTTTGGTAAATGCAAGGTTGGAACATGCTCGTGTTTCTGGGGGTTTTATGGCAGCAACTGTGGGCAAC CGTGGTTGTTCATATTCACCGTGGTGACATCGGTTTGTGGATTCCTTATAATTATCCTCGTCACAACAATcatctgtcaatcaaagaAGGGCGGGGCAAGTTCGGTGACGCAGAACGGGGTGTCGTCACATGAGGGCGATGTGGACCTTAAg aacCCATTCACGGACTTCCAACCAGGTCAGATGAGAGCGAGGGTTCCGTACGATCGTGGGTTGGAGATGGAGGGTTCGAATACGACTCCTACCCCG CGAGCACAACCAGATGGAGACGGAACTTATGTAAATATTGGCTTCGAATCTAATCATAATAAA CACAACGACGACACGGCAGCTAAATACTTttga
- the LOC100176103 gene encoding uncharacterized protein LOC100176103: MESTVSVTMLDLLVKYGVVNEDDITDSAEKIVSVTLLAQLVEVLEGKLKMFSKTQTDEMSEVQKYVERVRVLSDERDKLTTQFDLENERLRNQLKDLIAKSEMEKHEMEDMCSQEGLVELVGSSFSEQMAYLLVVRATLLDNVDALHDQLDSSTKQHDQLKQQIEALTSEDSELRGRMNNAMSEMGGMASKLTDALRERDRLKDEVGVVCGWGCVWCIFNMFVYWRNQGVLVA, encoded by the exons ATGGAATCCACAGTTAGCGTG ACAATGTTGGATTTGTTGGTGAAGTACGGGGTGGTCAACGAAGATGACATCACCGATTCTGCTGAGAAAATCGTTTCTGTGACGTTATTGGCGCAACTTGTTGAAGTATTGGAAggaaagttaaaaatgttttcgaAGACGCAAACGGATGAAATGAGCGAG gtgcaAAAGTACGTGGAGCGTGTCCGTGTATTAAGCGACGAACGAGACAAACTAACAACTCAGTTCGACCTCGAGAACGAAAGATTACGAAACCAACTTAAAGATCTTATCGCTAAAAGTG AAATGGAGAAACACGAGATGGAAGATATGTGTTCACAAGAAGGGTTGGTGGAGTTGGTCGGAAGTTCGTTTAGTGAACAA ATGGCGTATCTACTTGTCGTTCGTGCCACATTACTAGATAACGTGGATGCTCTGCATGATCAACTCGATAGTTCAACCAAACAACACGATcaacttaaacaacaaatagag GCGTTAACAAGTGAGGACAGCGAGTTACGAGGTCGAATGAACAACGCGATGTCCGAGATGGGGGGAATGGCTTCCAAGTTGACTGATGCTTTGCGTGAACGAGATCGATTGAAAGACGAGGTGGGTGTGGTGTGTGGGTGGGGGTGCGTGTGGTGTATATTTAACATGTTTGTGTATTGGCGCAACCAAGGTGTTTTAGTGGCGTAA